One genomic region from Leptospira tipperaryensis encodes:
- a CDS encoding acetyl-CoA C-acetyltransferase, with protein MEDAVILDGIRTPFGNFGGTLKDLSAVDLGVLASKAILEKTGVSPEAIGESIFGNVIPTGKEAIYLARHIGLKTGLPLGVPALTLNRLCGSGMEAIIQAAKKIYLGDADAVLAGGVESMSNAPYVVRNARWGVRYGSAEFEDTLEQGLTDQYVGLIMGQTAENLADQYKISRQEQDEWAAISQTRAEKATAEGRLKDEILPVTVGGKKPITLDKDEFIKGAAGAEKLASLKAVFRDGGTVTAGNASGLNDGGAATIITSASYAQKIGKKPLAIIRGYGHAGCDPAKMGIGPALAIPAALKKAGLKLSDMSLVEVNEAFAAQYLAVQKELGLNPEITNVNGGAVAIGHPLGASGARVTITLAYELKRRKAKYGVASLCIGGGQGIALILENPEA; from the coding sequence ATGGAAGATGCAGTCATTCTGGACGGGATCAGAACCCCGTTTGGTAATTTTGGGGGAACTCTCAAGGACCTCAGTGCGGTGGATTTGGGAGTTTTGGCTTCTAAAGCAATCCTTGAAAAAACCGGAGTTTCTCCGGAAGCAATTGGAGAATCCATTTTTGGAAACGTAATTCCTACCGGAAAGGAAGCGATCTATCTCGCTCGTCATATCGGTTTAAAAACCGGCCTTCCTCTGGGAGTTCCCGCTTTGACTTTAAATCGTCTTTGCGGTTCCGGAATGGAAGCGATCATCCAAGCCGCTAAAAAGATCTATCTCGGAGACGCAGACGCGGTTCTCGCAGGCGGCGTGGAATCGATGAGCAATGCTCCTTACGTCGTGCGCAACGCGCGCTGGGGAGTTCGTTATGGTTCTGCGGAATTCGAGGATACTCTGGAACAAGGTCTTACGGATCAGTATGTAGGTTTGATCATGGGTCAGACCGCCGAAAATCTCGCGGACCAATATAAAATTTCCAGACAAGAACAAGACGAATGGGCGGCCATCTCACAAACTCGCGCTGAAAAAGCGACTGCGGAAGGAAGACTCAAAGACGAAATTCTTCCCGTAACCGTCGGCGGAAAAAAACCGATCACATTGGATAAAGATGAATTTATCAAGGGCGCTGCTGGCGCTGAAAAACTCGCTTCCTTGAAAGCGGTATTTCGCGACGGTGGAACCGTGACCGCAGGGAACGCATCCGGCTTAAACGACGGTGGCGCTGCTACGATCATCACTTCCGCTTCTTACGCCCAAAAGATCGGTAAAAAACCTCTCGCGATCATTCGCGGTTATGGTCACGCGGGTTGTGATCCTGCAAAGATGGGAATCGGTCCTGCGCTTGCGATTCCTGCGGCTCTAAAAAAAGCGGGCTTGAAACTTTCAGACATGAGTCTCGTGGAAGTCAACGAAGCTTTTGCCGCTCAATATCTTGCAGTTCAAAAAGAATTGGGTCTCAATCCTGAAATTACAAACGTGAACGGCGGCGCCGTAGCGATCGGACATCCGCTCGGAGCTTCCGGAGCCAGAGTTACAATCACTCTTGCTTACGAACTTAAGAGAAGAAAGGCGAAGTATGGCGTTGCTTCTCTTTGTATCGGCGGTGGTCAAGGGATCGCGCTCATTTTGGAAAATCCGGAAGCATAA
- a CDS encoding acetoacetate decarboxylase family protein, which produces MVAKKAVKKKSVGTPSSKSGKKGVSASKSGKTPVTRVKLNETLPELSGLLPAGRVSGRNSVGVSASNGKKNPPIGSRMTDSSASTKGKHFPAPWDLNGEGFLFPLWAKKDYNREMGFFSGEDSKQYTGGLGSLMLVNYETSDVGPYYELLYIPGNFHYKDQSYKRITRIFVSSQKSVEEGILNWAIPKERADFTWIREGNLTKISAFRNGKEFFRVTIATKGFSFPVSTKILPYTLLQKAPEGYLSTQFVGKGRGRIATIREIWSDEAVFPDVIKGGVFKTGIHSDPFALVFPVADKVD; this is translated from the coding sequence GTGGTAGCAAAAAAAGCGGTTAAAAAGAAATCGGTAGGAACTCCCTCTTCAAAATCCGGGAAAAAAGGGGTTTCGGCTTCCAAGTCCGGAAAAACTCCTGTGACTCGCGTTAAACTCAATGAAACGCTCCCCGAACTCAGCGGTTTGCTCCCTGCGGGTCGCGTTTCAGGTCGGAACTCCGTTGGCGTTTCAGCATCGAACGGGAAAAAAAATCCTCCGATAGGATCTCGTATGACTGATTCTTCCGCTTCTACAAAAGGGAAACACTTTCCAGCTCCTTGGGATTTGAACGGAGAAGGTTTTCTTTTTCCTCTTTGGGCGAAAAAAGATTACAACCGAGAAATGGGATTCTTTTCCGGAGAAGATTCCAAACAATATACCGGCGGCTTGGGTTCCTTGATGCTCGTGAACTATGAAACGAGTGATGTAGGACCTTATTACGAACTTCTTTATATTCCCGGTAATTTTCACTACAAGGATCAATCTTATAAAAGGATCACAAGAATCTTTGTCTCAAGTCAGAAATCTGTAGAAGAGGGAATTCTCAACTGGGCGATTCCGAAAGAAAGAGCCGACTTTACCTGGATTCGGGAAGGAAATCTTACAAAAATTTCCGCGTTTCGAAACGGGAAGGAATTCTTCCGAGTCACGATCGCGACCAAAGGATTTTCATTTCCGGTTTCTACAAAAATTCTTCCTTATACACTTTTACAAAAAGCTCCGGAAGGTTATTTGAGCACCCAGTTTGTCGGGAAAGGGAGGGGAAGAATCGCAACGATCCGGGAAATCTGGAGCGACGAAGCGGTATTTCCCGATGTCATAAAGGGCGGGGTTTTTAAAACTGGAATTCATTCCGATCCGTTTGCTTTGGTTTTTCCAGTAGCTGACAAGGTCGACTAA
- a CDS encoding acyl-CoA desaturase, with translation MVPILILFFAHWFGSVFVQTFFLHRYAAHAMFTMNPFWEKNFHLLTMVLQGPSYLNPYGYAVLHRMHHSYSDTEEDPHSPHHSKNPFEMMMKTKHIYDDFAYDRVAPKSEFTRDFIPRWNAIDMLGQNWWFRIGFGSLYAFYYMAFVPDGQWGWYLLLPIHWLMGPIHGAIVNWGGHKYGYINHSKTQDESKNMLPIDILTMGELYQNNHHGHPTSPNFAYKWWEIDFCFQIMKGLHKVGIINIKRDVWTTKGRVPVSKAA, from the coding sequence ATGGTCCCCATTTTAATTTTATTTTTTGCACATTGGTTCGGTTCGGTTTTTGTCCAAACCTTCTTCCTACACAGATACGCGGCCCACGCGATGTTTACGATGAATCCTTTTTGGGAAAAAAACTTTCACCTTTTGACAATGGTTCTCCAAGGCCCTTCTTATCTGAATCCTTACGGTTATGCGGTTCTGCATAGAATGCACCATTCTTACAGCGATACGGAAGAAGATCCACATTCTCCCCATCATTCTAAAAACCCGTTTGAAATGATGATGAAAACCAAACATATCTACGATGATTTCGCCTATGATCGTGTTGCTCCAAAATCGGAATTCACCCGTGATTTCATTCCTCGCTGGAATGCGATCGATATGCTCGGTCAGAACTGGTGGTTCCGGATCGGCTTTGGTTCTCTTTACGCATTCTATTATATGGCCTTCGTTCCCGATGGACAGTGGGGTTGGTATCTTCTCCTACCGATCCACTGGCTCATGGGACCGATTCACGGCGCAATCGTGAACTGGGGCGGACATAAATACGGATATATAAATCATTCTAAAACCCAAGATGAGTCAAAGAATATGCTTCCTATCGATATTTTGACAATGGGAGAATTGTATCAGAACAATCACCATGGACATCCAACTTCTCCAAACTTCGCATATAAATGGTGGGAAATCGATTTTTGCTTTCAGATCATGAAGGGGTTGCATAAAGTTGGGATCATAAATATAAAACGAGACGTTTGGACGACGAAAGGAAGAGTTCCGGTTTCCAAAGCGGCTTGA
- a CDS encoding TetR/AcrR family transcriptional regulator gives MTIAVRHKRRSRNSLNRENIVQVAMEILLEEGIDGLSMRKIAEKLDCSVASPYSHFKSQEEIIQVLIAKGETELTQLLRNAQRNGKNSFEKLAGIARAYWDFSLNNKELHKVMFNTVHGHMHRKAFPSLPTSYRVFLETIRNGCVSHEFKLSKKEYPALARMMWAWMYGLMVLDLTNMLKRRRGGKDDPLAEGFLYFRKILLGE, from the coding sequence ATGACAATTGCAGTTCGACACAAGAGAAGATCCAGAAACAGCCTCAATCGAGAAAACATCGTCCAGGTGGCGATGGAAATTCTCTTGGAAGAAGGAATCGACGGTCTTTCGATGAGAAAGATCGCCGAAAAATTAGACTGCAGCGTCGCGAGCCCTTACTCCCATTTTAAGAGCCAAGAAGAGATCATACAAGTTCTCATCGCCAAAGGGGAAACGGAACTCACACAGCTTTTGAGAAACGCCCAGAGAAACGGAAAAAATTCTTTTGAGAAGCTCGCCGGAATCGCACGAGCTTATTGGGATTTTTCTCTGAACAACAAAGAACTTCACAAGGTGATGTTCAACACCGTTCACGGGCACATGCACAGAAAAGCGTTCCCGAGTTTGCCAACCAGCTATCGTGTATTTTTAGAAACCATCCGTAACGGTTGTGTGAGTCACGAATTCAAACTTTCCAAAAAGGAATATCCCGCTCTCGCGAGAATGATGTGGGCTTGGATGTACGGTCTGATGGTATTAGATCTTACGAATATGCTCAAAAGAAGACGCGGCGGAAAAGACGATCCATTGGCCGAAGGTTTTCTCTACTTCCGAAAAATTCTCTTAGGCGAATGA
- a CDS encoding rhodanese-like domain-containing protein, giving the protein MTPKELKKRLDLRKDGKDSFYLLDVRNPNEVEICAIEGTDLLIPVGELSGRLSEINPWKESDKEVIVYCRSGGRSAMACGILKQSGFAKVHNVEGGILLYSDEVDSSLAKY; this is encoded by the coding sequence ATGACACCGAAAGAATTAAAAAAAAGATTAGATCTCAGAAAAGACGGGAAAGATTCCTTCTATCTTCTCGACGTCAGAAATCCGAACGAAGTGGAAATTTGCGCGATCGAAGGGACGGATCTTTTGATTCCAGTCGGCGAACTTTCCGGTCGTTTGTCTGAAATCAATCCTTGGAAAGAATCCGACAAAGAGGTGATCGTTTATTGCCGTTCCGGCGGACGTTCGGCGATGGCCTGTGGAATTTTGAAACAATCCGGGTTTGCAAAGGTGCATAACGTGGAAGGTGGAATTCTTCTCTATTCGGACGAAGTGGATTCTTCTCTCGCCAAATATTAA
- the abc-f gene encoding ribosomal protection-like ABC-F family protein yields MLQFIDIKHQYASSVLFEGFSWHIKPGARVCLVGPNGSGKSTLFRIAEGKFVPDDGTVSKSKNTEISVFQQLPDFDPEASVIDTALGKHKHYREYSERLKEINHKFEIISHDSPEFASLLDEQSSLEEYAFTYGVHELESKARKVLGGLGFSNEQMAMKVREFSPGYQHRLGLSITLLNPGNLLLLDEPTNHLDNESKEWLADYLNSTGQSFVLVTHDPEFLNATCDTIAELSPSGVIEFRGTLEEYFEHKNELQEKLQTQFEKEESYLKKRMEWIDRFRAQATKARQVQSALKRLEKRDRIDAPQESFWNSKSDYKFNFISSGRITARMEDGAFSYSGKPPFIFSDANFEISAGDKIAVVGPNGAGKSTFLRCLLEIHKLTSGKIYYGPKTKIGYFSQNHHEELDSSKNLLQTVMTTYPDLSEQQARSLLGYFSFSEDSVYKQTGLLSGGEQSRLRLALLVRHPANSIFLDEPTNHLDLVVRDNLRRALMDYEGSLLIISHDPEFLKDLCNRTISVDKGQIRDFNCTFSDYLKYNLKETVSSGSQNGNSSSLKKEEPSQTRSKKNADKNRIKKIQKDLEQIEAKIELLEKSKKNLEEVLADPGFFKNRSYQLELDNLNETKNEISRFTQDWESLQLELEELSGSV; encoded by the coding sequence TTGCTCCAATTCATCGACATAAAACACCAGTATGCGTCCTCGGTTCTTTTTGAGGGATTCTCTTGGCATATCAAGCCGGGAGCGCGCGTCTGTCTTGTCGGTCCAAATGGTTCCGGTAAATCCACTCTCTTTAGAATTGCAGAAGGGAAATTTGTTCCCGACGATGGGACCGTATCCAAATCTAAGAATACTGAAATTTCCGTATTTCAGCAGCTTCCCGATTTCGATCCGGAAGCATCGGTGATCGATACTGCATTAGGAAAACATAAACACTATCGGGAATATTCCGAACGTCTCAAAGAGATCAATCATAAGTTCGAGATCATTTCCCACGATTCTCCGGAGTTTGCTTCTCTTCTCGACGAGCAAAGTTCTCTGGAAGAATACGCATTTACTTACGGAGTTCACGAGTTGGAGTCGAAGGCGCGCAAGGTTTTGGGCGGACTCGGATTTTCCAACGAACAAATGGCGATGAAGGTAAGGGAATTTTCTCCCGGATATCAACACCGTTTGGGACTTTCGATTACTCTTCTCAATCCGGGCAACTTACTCTTGTTAGATGAGCCGACCAATCACTTGGACAACGAATCGAAAGAATGGCTCGCGGATTATCTCAACTCAACCGGACAATCCTTTGTCTTGGTCACTCACGATCCGGAATTCTTAAATGCGACTTGTGATACGATCGCGGAGCTTTCTCCTTCCGGAGTGATCGAGTTTAGAGGAACCTTAGAAGAATACTTCGAACACAAGAACGAACTTCAGGAAAAACTCCAAACTCAATTTGAAAAAGAAGAATCCTATCTCAAGAAAAGAATGGAATGGATCGATCGTTTCCGAGCTCAGGCTACAAAAGCGAGACAGGTTCAATCCGCGCTCAAGAGGCTTGAAAAAAGGGATCGAATCGACGCCCCTCAGGAATCTTTTTGGAATTCCAAATCGGACTATAAATTCAATTTCATCTCTTCCGGAAGAATTACCGCGCGAATGGAAGACGGCGCGTTTTCTTATTCCGGAAAACCTCCTTTTATATTCAGCGACGCTAATTTTGAAATTTCAGCGGGAGATAAGATTGCGGTCGTCGGCCCCAACGGCGCCGGGAAATCCACTTTCCTACGATGTTTATTAGAAATTCATAAATTAACTTCCGGTAAAATTTATTACGGACCGAAGACGAAGATCGGATACTTTTCACAGAATCATCACGAGGAACTGGATTCTTCTAAGAATCTTCTTCAAACCGTGATGACGACTTATCCCGATCTTTCGGAACAACAGGCTCGCAGTTTACTCGGATACTTTTCTTTTTCGGAAGACAGCGTTTATAAACAGACAGGTCTTCTTTCCGGAGGAGAGCAGAGTCGACTTCGTCTGGCGCTTCTCGTCCGCCATCCGGCTAATTCCATCTTTTTAGACGAGCCGACCAACCATTTGGATTTGGTCGTCCGGGACAATCTCAGAAGAGCCCTTATGGATTACGAAGGTTCGCTTCTTATCATCTCTCACGATCCCGAATTCTTAAAGGATCTTTGTAACAGAACGATTTCCGTGGATAAGGGACAGATTCGCGATTTTAATTGCACTTTCTCGGATTATCTAAAATACAATCTGAAAGAAACGGTTTCTTCCGGTTCTCAGAACGGGAATTCCTCTTCCCTCAAAAAAGAGGAACCTTCTCAAACTCGTTCTAAGAAGAATGCGGATAAGAATCGTATTAAAAAAATTCAAAAAGATCTGGAACAAATCGAAGCTAAAATTGAACTTTTGGAAAAGTCCAAAAAGAATTTGGAAGAAGTTTTGGCTGATCCAGGCTTTTTTAAGAATCGAAGTTATCAGTTGGAATTGGATAATTTAAACGAAACAAAAAACGAGATCTCACGTTTTACCCAAGACTGGGAATCTCTTCAATTAGAGTTAGAAGAACTTTCCGGATCGGTCTAA
- a CDS encoding DoxX family protein, with the protein MLQSFFSTRDSLSPLFLRAGLAICIFPHGAQKLLGWFGGVGLEASMDFFVNTAEFPAALALLAIVSEFFGSIALVLGFFTRLAAFGITCTLAVAGWTHRDIGFFMNWFGNQGGEGFEYHILAVCMGIALILFGGGSWSLDSWISDHLEF; encoded by the coding sequence ATGCTACAAAGTTTCTTTTCCACTCGAGATTCTCTCTCTCCGCTTTTTCTCCGGGCCGGTCTCGCCATTTGTATTTTTCCCCACGGTGCGCAAAAACTCTTAGGTTGGTTTGGCGGAGTCGGCTTGGAGGCCTCCATGGATTTTTTCGTAAACACGGCCGAATTCCCGGCGGCTCTCGCTCTCTTAGCGATCGTCTCGGAATTTTTCGGCTCTATCGCACTTGTCCTCGGGTTCTTTACACGCTTGGCCGCTTTTGGAATCACCTGCACCTTAGCGGTAGCGGGTTGGACGCACCGAGACATCGGATTTTTTATGAACTGGTTTGGAAATCAGGGAGGAGAAGGATTCGAATATCATATCCTCGCAGTCTGCATGGGAATCGCATTGATTCTTTTCGGAGGAGGTTCCTGGTCTCTCGATTCTTGGATCTCAGACCATCTTGAGTTTTAA
- a CDS encoding FecR family protein has protein sequence MENKTHTPEFEGYARLLSEKESLSQLPAFDPNWIGMKPRFTVEDKIMSVPTETKILQFPKTAWLAAAAVLLLTVGGAWFSLRTPKAETEVVVQGTPLRAAVVFVKGEASVVRDVETKLHQGDLLNESDVILTKAGGAVDIGLTDSSVIRVKEKSKLILKELRENNGSQIRMNLAAGRLLNVVEKERKGSNYYVETPSAVAAVRGTSFEVNASESESVVFVAEGSVEVTSLNVSKKVFILDASKLVTVNKDGEVESIDLSKLNSTRPEYKDMKKNLGTLDRELLSDAQNLKTAKTEEELSKIYDLSIEHIIMKDGRELRGVVVSQKRGKLVVQTLKGSYILDEEAVDKIKY, from the coding sequence ATGGAAAATAAGACACACACTCCCGAATTTGAAGGATACGCGCGACTCCTTAGTGAAAAGGAATCCCTATCTCAACTCCCGGCTTTCGATCCTAATTGGATCGGAATGAAGCCCCGCTTTACCGTGGAGGACAAAATAATGAGTGTTCCGACTGAGACAAAAATTCTTCAATTTCCAAAGACAGCCTGGCTTGCCGCGGCCGCAGTATTATTATTAACTGTTGGAGGCGCATGGTTTAGCCTTCGAACTCCAAAAGCTGAAACTGAAGTGGTGGTGCAGGGAACTCCTCTGAGAGCCGCAGTGGTTTTTGTAAAAGGGGAAGCTTCCGTAGTTAGGGATGTAGAAACGAAACTACATCAGGGCGACCTATTGAACGAATCCGACGTCATTCTTACGAAAGCCGGAGGAGCCGTGGATATCGGTTTAACCGATTCCAGTGTAATCCGTGTAAAAGAAAAGAGTAAGCTGATTCTAAAAGAACTGAGAGAAAACAACGGATCTCAGATTCGTATGAATTTAGCGGCCGGTAGATTGTTAAACGTAGTTGAGAAAGAAAGAAAAGGAAGCAACTACTACGTAGAAACACCTTCCGCAGTCGCCGCAGTGAGAGGAACTTCTTTCGAAGTGAACGCTTCCGAAAGCGAATCTGTCGTCTTCGTAGCAGAAGGTTCCGTAGAAGTAACTTCTCTGAATGTTTCTAAGAAAGTTTTTATCTTAGATGCGAGTAAGCTCGTAACCGTAAACAAAGACGGGGAAGTAGAATCGATTGATCTTTCTAAACTGAATTCTACTCGTCCTGAATACAAAGATATGAAAAAGAATCTTGGGACTTTGGATAGAGAACTTCTTTCCGATGCTCAAAATCTGAAAACGGCTAAAACCGAAGAAGAATTGAGCAAGATTTACGATCTGAGCATCGAACACATCATCATGAAAGACGGAAGAGAATTGAGAGGAGTTGTGGTTTCTCAAAAAAGAGGGAAGCTCGTCGTTCAAACTCTCAAAGGTTCTTACATCTTGGATGAAGAGGCTGTAGATAAGATTAAATATTGA
- a CDS encoding RNA polymerase sigma factor has protein sequence MAHTSELEKLYNHNKDDLFHYIKKSFYDENSAQDILHDSFLNFFRYYENKDIPDPTSCRMILFRIARNLIINHAKSYYQRNVSLVGEDTGNNFASKSPSPEFSVIEKIDQSDVKNTMDSLLEAISPEYKEALLLRYQQDLKLDEISKILGMSISGVSRLIERAEKALAQEGKKRGFQAGNYI, from the coding sequence GTGGCACATACATCCGAGTTAGAAAAGCTCTACAACCACAACAAAGATGATTTATTTCATTACATAAAAAAATCGTTTTATGACGAAAATTCTGCGCAAGATATCTTGCACGATTCGTTCTTAAACTTTTTTCGATATTATGAGAATAAAGACATCCCTGATCCAACATCCTGCCGGATGATCTTATTCCGTATTGCAAGGAACTTGATCATCAATCATGCAAAATCTTATTATCAAAGAAATGTATCCCTAGTCGGTGAAGATACAGGCAATAATTTTGCTTCAAAATCCCCAAGTCCGGAATTTTCCGTAATAGAGAAAATCGATCAATCGGATGTCAAGAATACGATGGATTCTCTCTTGGAAGCGATATCTCCAGAATATAAAGAGGCTTTGCTTCTTCGATATCAGCAGGATTTAAAATTAGATGAGATTTCAAAAATCCTCGGAATGAGCATTTCCGGGGTTTCTCGACTGATCGAGAGAGCTGAGAAAGCCCTGGCCCAAGAAGGGAAAAAAAGGGGTTTTCAAGCTGGAAACTATATATAG
- a CDS encoding LA_0442/LA_0875 N-terminal domain-containing protein has protein sequence MSRTFKKILIFAVFLVFAISLPISASTVILKNGKTIQGKIVNQSRTEVQIEVNGKVQTISKAEISEINLKDPKKDDIKKVTTTKQPEIKTEETPTSSTWKDNKWTITARSAVLPGWGQWRTGQKKWAMISFALFAGAAIYANNCRQHAAAEEANYKSNSIAITAAAFIDPTLNPVTADEAVRTTALITRVLVTATATNPYFSSYSQATGQYNQAQWLLGAVYGLQLIHTFLFAKDYEKMQALLSDPNPEGWKFSASVVKSPITGITEITPTAAYTVKF, from the coding sequence ATGTCTCGAACATTCAAAAAGATACTAATCTTCGCTGTATTTCTCGTATTTGCAATTTCTTTACCAATTTCAGCGAGTACGGTCATACTTAAGAATGGAAAAACGATTCAGGGAAAAATTGTAAACCAATCTCGGACAGAGGTTCAAATTGAAGTAAATGGAAAAGTACAAACAATTTCCAAAGCTGAAATTTCGGAAATCAATCTAAAAGATCCAAAGAAAGACGATATAAAAAAAGTCACAACGACGAAACAACCGGAGATAAAAACGGAAGAAACTCCGACTTCGTCAACGTGGAAAGATAACAAATGGACGATTACCGCGAGATCTGCGGTCCTTCCTGGCTGGGGACAGTGGAGAACCGGGCAGAAAAAATGGGCGATGATCAGCTTCGCGTTGTTTGCTGGAGCGGCTATCTATGCAAATAATTGCAGACAACATGCTGCCGCGGAAGAAGCAAATTATAAATCGAATTCTATCGCAATTACAGCCGCTGCCTTCATAGATCCAACCTTAAATCCGGTTACAGCCGATGAAGCCGTAAGAACGACTGCGCTCATAACTCGTGTATTAGTAACCGCAACAGCAACCAATCCCTACTTCAGCTCTTATAGTCAAGCGACGGGTCAGTATAATCAGGCTCAGTGGCTCCTAGGTGCGGTATACGGCTTACAATTGATCCATACATTCTTATTTGCAAAAGACTACGAAAAGATGCAGGCTTTATTATCCGATCCAAATCCGGAAGGATGGAAATTCAGCGCTTCCGTTGTAAAGAGTCCGATCACCGGAATCACCGAGATTACTCCTACCGCTGCCTATACAGTCAAATTCTAA
- a CDS encoding DUF1554 domain-containing protein: MRFFFQALFLCILLFRCTQAERINFDASKGSGLVINLLPTILNANATPFNSTLIPTSLNEGVSTSVSFTLTNSPSDSTSYQFVWEDTTGATPTLSPSSFTFSGSNSAVSVSLLPIDNNCLEDNMVLKVTRTSDNQVFRFTFAVIEADKCTFVTSSTYTGNFNGFQNADANCAAEKPAGLPGTSTDYKAMISGSTTVSSVVYQRQATLVSNCNMSTTPGCTSTTNWVLKAKTRYYRADATTLIFTTHASVPAFNFVSQSFTNSIAGTTGKIWTGLSSDWTSSGTSCLATFGSWTYFSGNSSYGDLNSVTGTAVSGGSLSCSTPSAFFCVRQ, translated from the coding sequence ATGAGATTTTTCTTTCAGGCTCTATTCCTCTGCATTCTTTTGTTCCGTTGCACTCAAGCGGAAAGAATCAATTTTGATGCGAGTAAGGGAAGTGGATTGGTTATTAATCTTTTACCCACGATTCTAAATGCAAACGCGACCCCTTTCAATTCTACTTTGATCCCGACTTCCTTGAACGAAGGAGTTTCAACCTCAGTTTCCTTTACTTTGACAAATTCTCCGAGTGATTCGACGAGTTATCAATTTGTTTGGGAAGATACTACGGGTGCAACTCCCACCTTAAGCCCTTCTTCCTTTACGTTTTCGGGTTCGAACTCGGCCGTTTCCGTCAGTTTGCTTCCGATCGATAACAACTGCTTAGAAGATAATATGGTTTTGAAGGTCACTCGCACGAGCGATAACCAAGTGTTTCGATTTACATTTGCCGTGATTGAAGCGGATAAATGTACCTTCGTAACTAGTTCCACTTATACCGGAAACTTTAACGGATTTCAAAATGCGGATGCAAACTGCGCGGCGGAAAAGCCGGCGGGACTTCCGGGGACTTCTACCGATTATAAAGCAATGATTTCGGGAAGTACGACCGTTTCTTCCGTTGTTTATCAAAGACAAGCGACCTTAGTCTCTAACTGTAATATGTCGACCACGCCGGGATGTACGAGTACTACAAATTGGGTTTTGAAGGCAAAGACAAGATATTATAGAGCGGATGCGACGACTTTGATTTTTACAACGCATGCAAGTGTTCCCGCGTTTAACTTTGTTTCTCAGTCGTTTACAAATTCCATTGCGGGAACTACGGGAAAAATTTGGACCGGACTTTCTTCGGATTGGACTTCTTCCGGAACTTCTTGTTTGGCAACGTTCGGTTCTTGGACTTATTTTTCGGGAAACTCTTCCTATGGAGATCTGAATTCAGTTACGGGAACTGCGGTCTCAGGAGGAAGCTTATCTTGTTCTACGCCGTCCGCTTTCTTCTGTGTTCGGCAATAA
- a CDS encoding DUF1554 domain-containing protein → MDSSKGGVGMFVNILPVIFPVSENPFDLTILPQSLNEGQSVSITLTLKTRKESNEEYRFAWADTAGSPTVSPATFIYASGVNSTDLTLNPIDNDCLEDTMILNATRVSDSKVFSLSFKVVEADKCIFLASNSTTPGASGPGFTGNLGGIAGADAKCQAEKPADLPGNASEYKALLGITATRNPTQAPSTPATDWPLKIGVRYFSYSASAPEGALIGTTVSNGIGSGSGIFSFPLNSSIDHLSDGSALNFWTGLGSSFDPIGGSYNCSSYTDGTSGYGYYGLRGNTSSSSVSSYYFACSSPARLICIRQ, encoded by the coding sequence ATGGATTCGTCAAAGGGCGGAGTGGGAATGTTTGTGAATATTCTTCCCGTGATATTTCCGGTTTCAGAAAATCCTTTTGATCTTACGATTCTTCCCCAAAGTTTAAACGAAGGCCAGTCGGTTTCGATTACGCTTACCTTGAAAACGCGAAAGGAAAGTAACGAGGAATATCGATTTGCCTGGGCCGATACCGCTGGAAGCCCGACTGTTTCTCCTGCAACTTTTATCTACGCAAGTGGAGTGAATTCAACCGATCTTACTTTGAATCCGATCGATAACGATTGTTTAGAAGATACGATGATTTTGAATGCGACTCGGGTTTCCGATTCTAAAGTTTTTTCTTTGAGTTTTAAAGTAGTCGAAGCGGATAAATGTATTTTTCTCGCGAGCAATTCTACAACCCCCGGTGCGAGTGGTCCCGGATTTACAGGAAACTTGGGAGGAATTGCGGGCGCCGATGCAAAGTGCCAGGCGGAAAAACCGGCGGACCTTCCGGGAAATGCTTCCGAATACAAGGCTCTTTTAGGGATCACCGCGACAAGAAATCCTACGCAGGCTCCGAGTACTCCTGCAACGGATTGGCCTTTAAAAATCGGAGTTCGTTATTTTTCATACAGTGCGTCTGCTCCCGAAGGCGCGTTGATCGGCACAACCGTCAGCAATGGAATCGGATCTGGAAGCGGAATCTTTTCTTTTCCACTCAATTCGAGCATCGATCATCTATCGGACGGTTCTGCGTTGAATTTTTGGACGGGGCTGGGAAGCAGCTTTGATCCTATCGGAGGATCTTACAATTGTTCTTCTTACACCGATGGAACTAGCGGTTACGGTTATTACGGTTTGAGAGGGAATACAAGTTCTTCCTCAGTTTCCAGCTATTACTTTGCTTGTTCCAGTCCGGCCCGTTTGATCTGCATCCGACAATAA